GTGCTGAGCGACATGCATTACGACTTCAACTTCGAGCCGTCGGACATCGGCGCCCTGCGGCTGTTCATGGACGAACGCCGGATCGTCAGCTGCCGGCGGCATCCGCTGAAGGCGATCGACCGCCTGCGCAAGTCGCTGCACGACCAGGGCCGCTACGGCAGCACCGCCGAACTGATGGCCGACCTTATCGACATGCTGGCCGACACGCTGGGCGATGTCGTGACGCGGGCCGAAGCCGATCTGGACAAGGTGGAGGACACCGTCCTCACCGAACGCTACCAGCTCGCCCGGCAGCGCCTTGGCCAGCTGCGCCAGTTGATCGTCCGGCTGCGGCGCCATGTGTCGCCGCAGCGGGTGGCGCTGGCCCGTCTCGCCAACAGCGGCGTGCCATGGATCAGCGATGACGACCGCGCCCGCCTGGGCCATGCGGTGGAGAAGTTCGCCGGCGTGCTCTATGACATCGAGGCGTTGCAGGACCGGGCCAAGGTGCTGCAGGACGAGCTTCTGGCCCGTGTCGCCGACCAGCAGAACCACAGCCTGCATGTGCTGGCGGTGGTGACGGTGATCTTCGCGCCGATGACGCTGATTTCCGGCATCTTCGGCATGAATGTGATGGGGGTGCCCGGCGTCGGTGGTCCCGAGGACCATGTGTCGCCGCATTCCTTCTGGTGGGTCATGCTGTCGATCCTGCTGTCCG
Above is a window of Azospirillum sp. B510 DNA encoding:
- a CDS encoding CorA family divalent cation transporter yields the protein MAGHIRLDTGTDMICGYFLTPDAPPVPLSFEEIDAAERRTDGVLWLHFNLASARARDWLDRRSGLDEFAREILLDANDDRTRLEPFDDGFLAVLSDMHYDFNFEPSDIGALRLFMDERRIVSCRRHPLKAIDRLRKSLHDQGRYGSTAELMADLIDMLADTLGDVVTRAEADLDKVEDTVLTERYQLARQRLGQLRQLIVRLRRHVSPQRVALARLANSGVPWISDDDRARLGHAVEKFAGVLYDIEALQDRAKVLQDELLARVADQQNHSLHVLAVVTVIFAPMTLISGIFGMNVMGVPGVGGPEDHVSPHSFWWVMLSILLSGLAMLFFLRPRR